Proteins encoded together in one Quercus lobata isolate SW786 chromosome 3, ValleyOak3.0 Primary Assembly, whole genome shotgun sequence window:
- the LOC115982212 gene encoding uncharacterized protein LOC115982212 encodes MNQEATKSNSHASGDPSNPCPICLGPILQDSYLDKCFHKFCYNCIVQWTKVVARKHSSPPTSVKCPLCKTENFSILHGYDGSSFQRHYINRDFGYSFLLTRAHKYRLQCYYTEPGIVDDIFNVLWYWKSHKYLQPNHWLQSWLRREIQALIQVCKLNSLKFHYEHYKLIVDYDIECKLHVIKHVANPE; translated from the exons atgaaCCAGGAGGCCACCAAGAGCAACTCTCACGCTTCAGGGGACCCCTCCAACCCATGTCCCATCTGCCTCGGACCCATCCTTCAAGATTCCTATCTTGACAAATGTTTCC ATAAGTTTTGTTACAATTGCATTGTACAGTGGACCAAAGTGGTTGCACGCAAGCATTCTAGCCCACCTACTTCTGTAAAATGTCCTCTGTGCAAG ACGGAGAATTTTTCTATATTACATGGATATGATGGAAGTTCATTTCAACGGCATTACATTAATCGAGATTTTGGATATAG CTTTCTCTTAACAAGAGCACACAAGTATAGATTACAGTGCTATTACACTGAACCAG GTATCGTAGATGACATATTCAACGTACTATGGTATTGGAAATCTCATAAGTATCTTCAGCCAAACCACTGGCTCCAAAGTTGGTTGAGAAGGGAAATACAAGCTCTTATACAGGTCTGCAAATTAAACAGTCTAAAGTTTCATTATGAGCACTATAAATTGATTGTAGACTATGACATAGAATGCAagctgcatgtaataaaacaTGTTGCTAATCCTGAATGA